The genomic window CCGCACCGGAAGTTCAAGGCGACGGTGGTGGCGCTGACGAAGGAAGAGGGCGGACGACACACGCCGTTCTTCACGGGCTATCGGCCGCAGTTCTTCTTCCGGACGACGGACGTGACGGGCGACGCCAAGCTGCCCGCCGGCGTCGAGATGGTCATGCCGGGCGACAACGTGAACCTGGAGATCGAGCTGATCTCGGACGTGGCCATGGAGAAGGGGCTGCGGTTCGCCATCCGCGAGGGCGGACGAACCGTCGGCGCCGGCACGGTCACGGAGATCATCGAATAGGACGGGCGGGGGCATGAGAGAAATCATCACCATCGCCTGTTCGGTGTGCAAGCGCCGCAATTACTCCAACACGCGGAACAAGAAGAAGCAGACCGAGCGCCTGGAGCTCAGCAAGTACTGCCCCTTCTGCCGCAAGCACACCCCGCACAAGGAAGTCAAATAAAGGGAGCGATCCGGGAATCGTCGGAGCAGGTGTGTAGCTCAACTGGCTAGAGCAGCGGTCTCCAAAACCGCAGGTTGCGGGTTCAAGTCCTGCCACACCTGCCAGATATTCGATAGAGGGACGTCCCCCCGGTGGGGAACACCACGCCAAGGATAGGTGCACCATGAGCAAGAAGGAACGTTGGTACAAGCGGTTTTGGAGCTTCATCAAGGACTCCCGGGCCGAGCTGAAGAAGGTCACCTGGCCGTCCAAGGCCGAGGTCACTTCGACGACCGTCGTCGTCATCGCGGCCGTCATCTTCTTCGGCTTCTACCTCTTCTTCATGGACATCGCCTTCTCCTGGGGCATCGCCAAAGTCAAGGACCTGCTCGGATAAGGGGCGTCGATGGCCAAAAATTGGTTTGTGATTCATACCTACTCGGGCTTCGAGAAATTCGTGGCCGAGAGTCTGCGCCAGAGGGCCCTGGAGATGGGCATCCAGGACCAGATCGGCAAGATCATCATCCCCACCGAGGACGTCATCGAGATCAAGATGGGGAAAAAGGTCGTCTCGACCAAGCGGTCCTACCCGGGCTACATCCTGATCGAGATGGAGATGACCGACGAGAACTGGCTGATCATCCGGGAGACGCCCAAGGTCACGGGCTTCGTCGGCTCGGGCAAGAAGCCCTCGCCGCTCAACCCCGACGAGGTCTCCCAGATCGTCGAGCACATGACCACGACCTCCGAGAAGCCCAAGCCCAAGCACAGCTTCGAGAAGGGCGAGGCGGTCCGGATCATCGACGGCCCGTTCTTCAACTTCAACGGGCTGGTCGAGGACGTCAACCACGAGCGCTCGACTCTCAAGGTCCTGGTGACCATCTTCGGCCGTTCGACCCCGGTCGAGCTCGAGTTCCTGCAGGTCGAGAAAATCTAGGAGGAATCCATGTCCAAGGAAGTCGTGGCCAACGTCAAGCTGCAGATCACAGCGGGCCAGGCCAGCCCGGCGCCTCCGGTCGGCCCGGCCCTGGGCCAGCACGGCGTCAACATCATGCAGTTCGTGCGCGAGTTCAACGAGCGCACCGGCAAGATGGAGGAAGGGGTCGTGGTGCCCGTGATCATCACCATCTTCAAGGATAAAAAGTTCACCTTCATCCTGAAGACTCCCCCCGCCTCCTATCTTCTTAAGAAGGCGGCCGGCATCGCCAAGGGCTCCGGCACGCCGAACAAAGACAAGGTCGGCAAAGTCACAATCAAGCAGGTCGAGGACATCGCCAAGGCCAAGATGCCCGACCTCAACGCCAACGACCTGGAAGCGGCCAAGCGCATCATCGAAGGCACGGCCCGCAATATGGGACTGGAGATCATCCGTGGCTAAACGCGGCAAGCAGTACGTCAAGGCGAGGGCCCTCCGGATCAAGCCGGAGTTCACCCTGGAAGAGGCCGTCAGCCTGCTCAAACAGGCGCATTACGCCAAGTTCGACGAGTCCGTCGACGTCTCGATGCGGCTGGGGGTGAATCCCAAGCAGAGCGATCAGATGGTCCGCGGCACCGTCGTCCTGCCTCACGGCATCGGCAAGACCAAGAAGATCTGCGTCCTGGCCCTGGGCGACAAGGTCCGCGAGGCCGAGGCGGCCGGGGCCGACTTCGCCGGCGGCGAGGAGCTGATCGAGAAGATCGCCGGCGGCTGGACCGACTTCGACGTCGTCATCGCCGCCCCCGACATCATGCGCGGGGTGGGCAAGCTGGGCCGGATTCTGGGGACCAAGGGCCTCATGCCCAACCCCAAGTCCGGCACGGTGACCTTCGACATCAAGAAGGCGGTCGAGGAGACCAAGGCCGGCAAGGTCGAGTTCCGGGTCGACAAGACCTCGATCATCCACTCGACCGTGGGCAAGGCCTCCTTCGACGAGGCCCGGTTGGTCGACAACATCAAGGTCTTTCTGGCGGCCGTCCTGCACGCCCGGCCGGCCTCGGCCAAGGGCAAGTATGTCCGCACCCTGTCGATCAGCTCGACCATGGGCCCGGCCTTCCGGATCTCCGACGACGTCATCGACCAGAAGTAGGAGACATCCGTGAAAAAAGAGACCAAGACCCTCCGCGTCGACGAGATGAGCGCCCTCTTCGGCGCCCATAAGACCCTCTACCTCTTCGACTACACCAAGATGAAGGTCTCGCAGGCCACCGCCCTGCGCAAGAGCCTGCGCAAGCAGGGCGCCTTCCTCAAGGTGGTCAAGAACCGGCTGGCCCTGCGGGCCCTGGCCGAGTCCGTGCCGGCCGACCTGCGGCCGGCCTTCCGCAAGCCGACGGCGGTCGCCTACACGTCCGCCGATCCGATCGCCCTGGCCAAGACGATCAAGGAGTTCGCGGCTTCGACCAAAGCCATCGCCCTCAAGGGCGGCCTGGTCGAGGGCATCTACTTCGCCCCCGCGCGCTTCGACGAGATCGTCAAGCTGGCCTCCCGGCAGGTGCTGCTGGGCAAGATCGGCGCGATGATGGCGTCCCCGCTGGTGAAGCTTCTGCGGACCCTGCAGGCCCCCCTGTCCCAGGCGGGCGTTCTGCTGAGTCAGCTGAAAGATAAAAAATCCAAGGAAACGACCGCGTAAGGAAAGGAGACCCCCTATGGCGAAACTGACGAAAGAGGAATTCTTCAGCCACCTCGACGCCCTGACCGTCCTCGAGCTGGCCGACTACATCAAGGAATTCGAGACCCGCTACGGCATCAGCGCCGCCGCGGCGATGGCCGTGCCGATGGCCGGGGCCGCCCCCGCCGAGGCCAAGGCCGAGGAAGTCAAGACCGAGTTCGCCCTTGTCCTCAAGAGCGCCGGCGAAAAGAAGATCAACGTCATCAAGGTCGTTCGCGAGATCACCGCCTTGGGTCTCAAGGAAGCCAAGGACCTGGTCGACGGCGCCCCCAAGACCATCAAGGAAGGGCTGTCCAAGGACGAGGCCGAGACCCTGAAGAAGAAGTTCGAGGAAGTCGGCGCCGTCGTCGAGCTGCAGTAAGATCCGGTCGAAGGCGTCCCCTGTCGGCCGTCGTGTCCGTGATCGAGAAGGGACGTTCGGGCGGAAGTCTTCCGTCCGGCCGTCCCCGGGCGTTTGAGCGAATGAAGGAGTCCGCACTAAGGGGCCTTTCCCTAGTGCCGCGGACCCCCGAGGAGTGAGCCTTGTCCATGAGCGAACCCCGAACCATCCAGCGCGAGCGTCTTGATTTCTCCAAGATCAAGACCGTCTTCCCCATGCCCGACCTGCTGGCCATCCAGCGGCAGTCGTACGCGGAGTTCCTGCAGATGGAGCTCCTGCCGGAGGAGCGCAAGGATACCGGCCTGCAGGCCGCTTTCAAGGACGTCTTCCCGATCGCCGACTTCAAGGAGACGACCCAGCTCGACTTCATCAGCTACTCGATCGGCAATTGGGAATGCAAGTGCGGCCGGCTCAAGGGTGTCGAGAACAGCCGGGCCCGCTGCACCAGCTGCGAAACGCTCCTGCCGGCCGACGTCGAGCTGACCGAAAAGCTCATCTGCCCGTATTGCAACTCGGTCCGCAAGATCCAGCTCCCGCTCTGCGACCACTGCGGCGACGCGGTCGGGCTGAAGATGAAATACAGCCCCAACGAGTGCCTGCAGAAAGGCTACACCTTCGCCGTTCCGCTGCGGCTCAAGGTCCGGCTCATCTCCTGGGAGAAGGACGCCGTGACCAAGACCAAGCGGCTCAAGCACATCAAGGAGCAGGAAGTCTATTTCGGCGACATCGCCCTGATGACCGAGAAGGGGACCTTCATTTTCAACGGCATCGAGCGGGTCGTGGTGTCGCAGCTCCAGCGCTCGCCCGGCGTCTTTTTCCGCCAGGGCGAGGCCAAGGGCTACTTCATCGCCAAGCTCATCCCGTATCGGGGGGCCTGGGTCGAGTTCGAGTACGACCTGAAGAACAACCTCTATGTCCGGCTGGACCGGAAGAAGAAGTTCCTGGCCACCGTCTTCCTGCGGGCTCTGGGCTTCAGCTCGGACGAGGACATCCTCAAGCTCTTCCACCGCGTTTACCGGTTGGCGCCCGAGGGCGAGAAGCTCTATTGGGACCTGTCCGAGGGGCTG from Candidatus Aminicenantes bacterium includes these protein-coding regions:
- a CDS encoding EF-Tu/IF-2/RF-3 family GTPase; translation: VDRGVVKVGDEIEIVGFAETRKSIVTGVEMFRKLLDQAQAGDNIGCLLRGIGKTDVERGQVLAKPGSITPHRKFKATVVALTKEEGGRHTPFFTGYRPQFFFRTTDVTGDAKLPAGVEMVMPGDNVNLEIELISDVAMEKGLRFAIREGGRTVGAGTVTEIIE
- the rpmG gene encoding 50S ribosomal protein L33; translation: MREIITIACSVCKRRNYSNTRNKKKQTERLELSKYCPFCRKHTPHKEVK
- the secE gene encoding preprotein translocase subunit SecE, with protein sequence MSKKERWYKRFWSFIKDSRAELKKVTWPSKAEVTSTTVVVIAAVIFFGFYLFFMDIAFSWGIAKVKDLLG
- the nusG gene encoding transcription termination/antitermination protein NusG translates to MAKNWFVIHTYSGFEKFVAESLRQRALEMGIQDQIGKIIIPTEDVIEIKMGKKVVSTKRSYPGYILIEMEMTDENWLIIRETPKVTGFVGSGKKPSPLNPDEVSQIVEHMTTTSEKPKPKHSFEKGEAVRIIDGPFFNFNGLVEDVNHERSTLKVLVTIFGRSTPVELEFLQVEKI
- the rplK gene encoding 50S ribosomal protein L11, giving the protein MSKEVVANVKLQITAGQASPAPPVGPALGQHGVNIMQFVREFNERTGKMEEGVVVPVIITIFKDKKFTFILKTPPASYLLKKAAGIAKGSGTPNKDKVGKVTIKQVEDIAKAKMPDLNANDLEAAKRIIEGTARNMGLEIIRG
- the rplA gene encoding 50S ribosomal protein L1 — protein: MAKRGKQYVKARALRIKPEFTLEEAVSLLKQAHYAKFDESVDVSMRLGVNPKQSDQMVRGTVVLPHGIGKTKKICVLALGDKVREAEAAGADFAGGEELIEKIAGGWTDFDVVIAAPDIMRGVGKLGRILGTKGLMPNPKSGTVTFDIKKAVEETKAGKVEFRVDKTSIIHSTVGKASFDEARLVDNIKVFLAAVLHARPASAKGKYVRTLSISSTMGPAFRISDDVIDQK
- the rplJ gene encoding 50S ribosomal protein L10; this translates as MKKETKTLRVDEMSALFGAHKTLYLFDYTKMKVSQATALRKSLRKQGAFLKVVKNRLALRALAESVPADLRPAFRKPTAVAYTSADPIALAKTIKEFAASTKAIALKGGLVEGIYFAPARFDEIVKLASRQVLLGKIGAMMASPLVKLLRTLQAPLSQAGVLLSQLKDKKSKETTA
- the rplL gene encoding 50S ribosomal protein L7/L12, with the translated sequence MAKLTKEEFFSHLDALTVLELADYIKEFETRYGISAAAAMAVPMAGAAPAEAKAEEVKTEFALVLKSAGEKKINVIKVVREITALGLKEAKDLVDGAPKTIKEGLSKDEAETLKKKFEEVGAVVELQ